The Sorex araneus isolate mSorAra2 chromosome X, mSorAra2.pri, whole genome shotgun sequence DNA segment AGAGAGGCTCCTCCCCCGCAGGGCCCCGCCCCGCGGAGGCCCCGCCCCAAAGAGACTCTGTCCCCGCCAGGGTCCCATCCCAAGGAGAATCAGGCTCCGTGAGGCTCCTTCCAGCGCAGGTTCAGCACCAACAGGCCACTCCCCGCAGAGGCCCAGCTCCAGGGAAGCTTCGAGCCCAAGGAGGCTCCTCCCCACAGGCCCCGTCCCTGAGGCTCCGCCCCCGATAAAACCCCGCCCCTTAAGGTCCCGCCCCAAGAGGACTCTGCCTCCACCGAGTCTCCGTCCCGCGGAGGCTCAGCACCAATACGCCACGCCCcgcggaggccccgcccctcccggcccggcTCAGGAGGCTCGGTCCCAAGGAGGCCCCGCCATGAGGCTCCTCCCCCAACGGAGGCCCCGCCCATATTGCCCCGCCCTTCCCTCTCCGTCCGCTCCGATTGGCTATCCCGCCACTTCCGGCGGCGGGGCTCCCCGCACCGGCTTCCGGTGTCATGGCGGCCTGAGCCCGGGGCCGGCGGACGGCTGCGGGGCCCGGCCCTGCGGAAGCCGCGGGTCCGGCGGGTCCGGCGGGTCCGGCGGGCATGTGAGCGCGGGCCGAGCCGCCTCCGCGGGCCGTCGCGTGCGCTCGGCGTCGAGGCCCGGATGGCGGGGTCGTGGGGCGCCGAGCCGCCGCGCTTCCTGGAGGCCTTCGGGCGGCTGTGGCAGGTGCAGAGCCGGCTGGGCAGCGGCTCGTCAGCGTCCGTGTACCGCGTGCGCTGCTGCGGCGCCCCCGGCTCGCCCCCCGGCGCCCTCAAGCAGTTCCTGCCGCCGGGGACCTCGGGCGCCGCCGCCTCGGCCGCCGAGTACGGCTTCCGCAAGGAGCGCGCGGCTCTGGAGCAGCTGCAGGGGCACCGCAACATCGGTGAGGCCGCGCCGGGCTCGGACCCCCGGGCTGCAGATCCCGGAGCTCAGCCCCGCCGGGATAAGGGTCCCCGAGCTCAGCCCCGCCGGGACAAGGTCCCTGAGCTCGGCCCCTCGGGGCAGGGGTTCCTGAGCTGGGCTCCGCCTGCCTGCAGACCCCGGAGCTCAGCTTCGCCGGGTTGcagacccctgagctcagccctgcTGGCCTGCAGacccctgagttcaacccctagcTCTGCCCCGCCAGGACAAGGGTCCCCGAGCTCGCTCCGCTGGACGCAAATGACGCAAATGTCACCCTGGCGGGCGGGGTGGCGCGGcccggctgggggaggggcaggagagcctGGGCACACGCAGCCCGTTTGCACCCGGGGCAGAGTGACGGTGCAGCCGCCCGGCAGCTGGCTGGGCACCCTCACCCCGGGCTCACCACCCCCCTTTACGGATGTTTTTATCGGGGCCCCTGCGGGGCGGGGTCGGTCAGGATTGAAGGCCCCCCTGCTGCGGGCCCTTGGCCCTCTGGTGCCCTTGTGTTTGTGAAGCACCATCCCGGGACCGCTCACTGTTTGGGTTTCCTGTCTGCCTCACTCCTCCCCGCCTTCCCCAGGCCGCCCATGTCTTGTCTGGAGCTTGGCATTTGCGCGATCTCGCTGCTCTGGGGTTGCCTTTCAACCTGGCACCCAGTCGGCTTCCAAGTAGGGGAAATTTTTTTGGCGGGTGGGGACTACACTcggcttaggggtcacttctggctcagtgatcaggaatcacgcatggcagtgctcagggatttcaaCGATCTCTCAAGCCATTCCTGTTTTGATTCTATAACCAGGGGTGGGTGTGTCTTTGTGGGGTCACACggcgtgatgctcagggctggctctgggttcagcactcaggaatcaccccggcacctggtggtgctgggggaaccctaTGCAATGTcgaagatcaaaccctggtccgccctgtgcaaggcaaacgccctccccgctgtcctattgctctggcctgggtgggggaatttttaaaagaacaacgAAGTCAATATCGGGAAATTAGCCAGTTTCCCACGCCCGCCCGGCTAACTCCCTCTCCCCGGCAGTGACCCTGTACGGCGTCTTCACCATCCACTTCCCCCCGGACGCGCCGTCCCGCTGTCTGCTGCTGGAGCTCCTGGACGTGAGCGTGTCCGAGCTGCTGCTGTGCGCCAGCCACCAGGGCTGCTCCCTGTGGACCGTCCAGCACTGCGCCCGCGACGTGCTGGAGGCCCTGGCCTTCCTCCACCACGAGGGCTACGTCCACGCCGACCTCAAGCCCCGCAACATCTTGTGGAGTGCGGAGAGCGAGTGCTTCAAGCTCATTGACTTCGGGCTCAGCTTCAAAGAAGGCAATCAGGTAGGGAGCAGCCCCGGGCACTGGGGGAGCCCACCCGGACAGCAGGGGAGCACTGGCCGTGCACATGGCCGCCCGGGGGTCCGTCCACGGCACCCCATAGGTGTGgcatgaaaagaacaaaaagaaagaaagaaaagggggctggagtgacagtacagcggggagggcgtttgccttgcacgcagcagacccgggttcgattcccagcatcccatagggtcccccgagcaccgccaggagtgattcctgagtgcagagccaggaggaacccctgtgcaccgccgggtgtgacccaaaaaggaaaaaaaagtaaaaaagagtcggggccggagcaatagtacagcagggagggcatttgccttgcaaacctgggttcaatccctggcatcccatatagtcccctgagcaccgccaggagtaatccctgagcacagaaccaggaataacccctgtgcatcgctgagtatgatccaaaaagcttaaaaaaaaaaaaaaaaaaaaaaaaaggaaaagaagagagtcTCCCCAGACTCGTGACCCTGGGTATGGCTGTGCTGGAGCCCCCAGGTCACTTGCACTGACCCGTCCCCACTTGAGTCCACCCCCTATAGCAGCTTCCTGTTCTCGGAGGAGGCATTCACTGCCCATTACACCACCAGGCCCTCTTGATCCTAACGGGTCATGAGGTGCTTCCGGTCAGTCCCACATCTCCAGGTGTCTCTGCTTCCTGCTGTGTCCTTACTGACCTGCGGGGCCCAGGAGACCTGCTGCAGACATGGGGGCCCGTGGGGCTGCCTGGAAGGTGGGGGTCTGCCGTGAGAGCTGCCCGGGGCATCCCCCCGGGCCAGGAGGGTGGCCTTGTCCTGTGGGGCGGGGACAGCCGGACAGCGCGGCCCCTcgtgggcggggctgccctcactGCCTCCCCACTCGCTGCAGGATGTCAAGTACATCCAGACGGACGGGTACCGGGCCCCCGAGGCCGAGCTGCAGAACTGCTTGGCCCAGGCCGGCCTGCAGAGCGACACGGAATGTACCTCAGCTGTCGACCTCTGGAGCCTCGGCATCGTCCTGCTGGAGATGTTCTCAGGAGTGAAGCTCAAGCACACAGTCCGATCTCAGGAATGGAAGGTGCCCGCGGGCCCCGCAGAGAGACCTCtgcgccctgcccccccccccccccgccactgttGCCTCTCGCTCCCCTGGCTGCGGGCACCTCGTGAGCCCCAGGCTTGGTCAGATGTTGGAGCGATGTGGGTTTAGGACTCCACACCACATCCCCGGGCGCCACCGGAGCAGGGGCAGATGCTGGAGGGTGAGCTCGTGCCATGCTTTTGTGTATGAGTCACTGAATCCTGGCATTTCTGTGAGGCGTGGCAGAGTGGAAACATGGTAGGGTGGAAACGTGGCAGAGCGGGAACGGGGCACAGTGGAAACGTGGTAGGGCAGAAATGTGGCAGAGTGGAAACGTGGCACAGCCGATATGTGGTAGAGTGGAAATGTGATAGGGCGGAAACATGGCACAGCGGAAACGTGGTAGGGTGGAAATGTGGCAGAGTAGAAATGTGACAGGGGGGAAACATGGCAGGAGGAAATGGGGCAGAGCGGAAATGTGGTAGGGCAGAAACGTGACCGAGTGGAAACGTGGCAGGTGGGTGGTTCTGCAGTGCGTCACGGAAACTGGGTGGCGATTAGCTAGGGGTCGCTTCCTCCGAGATACCTGTTCAGGTCGCGGCCATTCCTGGCTGCTTCCCAGGGACCCCTCGTCCATGTGGACGCTGACAGCGCTGCGGCCGTGGGAACTTCCCGAGCGTGGGGCTTCCACGGTCCAAACCCAGAAGTGAGTTTTTGTGTGTCCTACGTTGGGGGCGAAGGACATTCTGTTCTCAGGTGG contains these protein-coding regions:
- the UHMK1 gene encoding serine/threonine-protein kinase Kist; the protein is MAGSWGAEPPRFLEAFGRLWQVQSRLGSGSSASVYRVRCCGAPGSPPGALKQFLPPGTSGAAASAAEYGFRKERAALEQLQGHRNIVTLYGVFTIHFPPDAPSRCLLLELLDVSVSELLLCASHQGCSLWTVQHCARDVLEALAFLHHEGYVHADLKPRNILWSAESECFKLIDFGLSFKEGNQDVKYIQTDGYRAPEAELQNCLAQAGLQSDTECTSAVDLWSLGIVLLEMFSGVKLKHTVRSQEWKANSAAIIDHIFASKAVANAAIPAYHLRDLIKSMLHEDPSRRIPAEVALGSPFFSIPFAPHIEDLVMLPTPVLRLLNVLDDDYLENEEEYEDVVEDVREECQKYGPVVSLLVPKENPGRGQVFVEYANASDSKAAQKLLTGRMFDGKFVVATFYPLSAYRRGYLYQTLL